A window of the Bacteroides thetaiotaomicron VPI-5482 genome harbors these coding sequences:
- a CDS encoding efflux RND transporter permease subunit: protein MKLDKFINRPVLSTVISILIVILGAIGLATLPITQYPDIAPPTVSVRATYTGASASTVLNSVIAPLEEQINGVENMMYMTSNASNTGSGDISIYFKQGTDPDMAAVNVQNRVSMAQGLLPAEVTRIGVTTQKRQTSMLVVFSLYDETDTYTDAFIENYAKINLIPQVQRVQGVGDASVMGQDYSMRIWLRPDVMAQYKLIPNDVSTALAEQNIEAAPGQFGERSNQTFQYTIRYKGRLQQPEEFENIVIKSLPNGEVLRLNDIAEIQLDRLGYNFTNRVNGHKAVTCIVYQMAGTNATQTITDIQKLLDEASTTLPSGLKINVSMNANDFLFASIHEVLKTLIEAFILVFIVVYIFLQDLRSTLIPTIAIPVALIGTFFVLSLIGFSLNLLTLCALVLAIAIVVDDAIVVVEGVHAKLDQGYTSARLASIDAMNELGGAIVSITLVMMSVFIPVSFMGGTAGTFYRQFGLTMAIAIGLSALNALTLSPALCAVLLKPHTDHGDKKQTLVSRFHTSFNAAYDSILKRYKKRVLFFIQKKWLSMGLVVLSIVLLIFFMNTTPTGMVPNEDTGTLMGAVTLPPGTSQDRSEQILARVDSLIAADPAVASRTLISGFSFIGGQGPSYGSFIIKLKDWDERSMIQNSDVIVGSLYMRAQKIIKEAQVLFFAPPMIPGYSASTDIEVNMQDKTGGDLNKFFDVANNYTAALEARPEINSAKTTFNPNFPQYMIDIDAAACKKAGISPSDILSTMQGYYGGLYASNFNRFGKMYRVMIQSDPLSRKNLESLNNVKVRNNQGEMAPISQFISVEKVYGPDIISRFNLYTSMKVMVAPASGYTSGQALAALAEVAKENLPAGYTYELGGMAREEAQSSGSTTGLIFILCFVFVYLLLSAQYESYILPLAVLLSIPFGLLGSFLFVNGMSAIGSISALKMILGTMSNNIYMQIALIMLMGLLAKNAILIVEFALDRRKMGMSITWAAVLGAGARLRPILMTSLAMVVGLLPLMFAFGVGAHGNRTLGTASIGGMLIGMICQIFIVPALFVIFQYLQEKVKPMEWEDIDNTDAVTEIEQYAK from the coding sequence ATGAAATTAGATAAATTCATTAACCGTCCGGTACTATCAACAGTTATTTCCATTTTGATAGTTATCCTAGGTGCTATCGGATTGGCAACACTGCCTATCACACAGTATCCGGACATTGCGCCTCCTACCGTATCGGTAAGAGCCACATATACGGGTGCCAGTGCATCAACCGTATTGAACTCTGTAATTGCCCCTCTGGAAGAGCAGATCAACGGTGTAGAAAACATGATGTACATGACTTCCAACGCATCCAATACCGGTTCCGGTGATATCTCGATCTACTTCAAACAAGGAACTGATCCGGATATGGCTGCCGTTAACGTACAGAACCGTGTTTCCATGGCACAAGGTTTGCTACCTGCCGAAGTTACCAGAATTGGTGTGACTACTCAGAAACGTCAGACATCCATGCTGGTAGTATTCTCTCTTTACGATGAAACCGATACATATACAGATGCTTTCATCGAGAACTATGCAAAAATCAACCTGATTCCTCAGGTTCAACGTGTACAGGGTGTAGGTGATGCCAGTGTGATGGGTCAGGACTACTCCATGCGTATCTGGCTGAGACCGGACGTAATGGCTCAGTATAAACTGATCCCCAACGACGTATCTACCGCTTTGGCTGAACAGAATATAGAAGCGGCTCCGGGACAATTCGGTGAACGTAGTAACCAGACTTTCCAATATACCATTCGTTACAAAGGACGTCTGCAACAGCCGGAAGAGTTTGAGAACATTGTCATCAAGTCTCTGCCTAACGGTGAGGTACTTCGACTGAATGATATTGCGGAGATTCAGCTGGACCGTCTGGGATATAACTTTACCAACCGTGTAAACGGACACAAAGCTGTAACCTGTATCGTTTATCAGATGGCTGGTACAAATGCTACGCAAACCATCACTGATATCCAGAAATTATTGGATGAAGCATCCACAACACTACCTTCGGGATTGAAGATTAACGTTTCTATGAACGCCAACGACTTCTTGTTCGCTTCTATCCACGAAGTGTTGAAGACATTGATCGAGGCATTTATTCTGGTATTTATCGTAGTATATATCTTCTTGCAGGATTTGCGTTCTACCTTGATTCCGACCATTGCTATTCCGGTAGCCCTTATCGGTACATTCTTCGTACTGTCACTGATCGGATTCAGTTTGAACTTGCTGACCCTGTGTGCCCTTGTGCTTGCCATTGCGATTGTGGTCGATGATGCGATTGTGGTTGTCGAGGGTGTACATGCCAAGCTCGATCAGGGATATACATCCGCCCGTCTGGCATCTATCGATGCGATGAACGAATTGGGTGGTGCCATCGTATCTATCACACTGGTCATGATGTCCGTGTTTATTCCGGTAAGTTTCATGGGTGGTACGGCAGGTACGTTCTATCGCCAATTCGGTTTGACAATGGCTATCGCTATCGGTCTGTCCGCATTGAACGCCTTGACACTGAGTCCGGCATTGTGTGCCGTTCTTCTGAAACCGCATACTGATCATGGAGATAAGAAACAAACACTTGTTTCTCGCTTCCACACTTCTTTCAATGCCGCTTATGACTCTATATTAAAGAGGTATAAGAAACGCGTACTCTTCTTTATCCAGAAAAAGTGGTTGTCAATGGGACTGGTGGTTCTCTCTATCGTATTGCTGATCTTCTTTATGAACACTACTCCGACAGGTATGGTCCCTAATGAAGATACCGGTACGCTGATGGGAGCTGTAACACTACCTCCGGGTACATCACAAGACCGCTCGGAACAAATACTGGCACGTGTAGACAGTCTGATTGCTGCGGACCCTGCCGTAGCTTCACGTACATTGATCTCCGGTTTCAGTTTCATTGGTGGTCAGGGACCGTCTTACGGTTCTTTCATTATCAAACTGAAAGACTGGGATGAACGCTCCATGATTCAGAACTCAGACGTTATCGTCGGTTCTTTATACATGCGTGCGCAGAAGATTATCAAGGAAGCACAGGTATTGTTCTTCGCTCCTCCTATGATCCCCGGTTACTCGGCATCTACGGATATCGAGGTGAACATGCAGGACAAGACAGGTGGTGACCTGAACAAATTCTTTGATGTAGCCAACAACTACACCGCAGCATTGGAGGCACGTCCGGAAATTAACTCTGCAAAAACGACCTTCAACCCGAACTTCCCGCAATATATGATTGATATTGATGCGGCAGCTTGTAAGAAGGCAGGTATCAGCCCAAGCGATATTCTTAGCACGATGCAGGGATATTACGGAGGTTTGTACGCATCCAACTTCAACCGTTTCGGTAAGATGTACCGCGTAATGATTCAGTCGGACCCGTTATCACGCAAGAATCTGGAATCACTGAATAATGTCAAGGTTCGTAACAACCAAGGCGAAATGGCTCCGATTTCCCAGTTCATCTCTGTAGAGAAGGTATACGGACCTGATATTATCAGCCGTTTCAACTTGTATACTTCCATGAAGGTGATGGTAGCTCCGGCTTCCGGTTATACTTCCGGTCAGGCACTGGCTGCACTGGCAGAAGTGGCCAAAGAAAACCTTCCGGCAGGTTACACTTATGAACTAGGAGGCATGGCTCGTGAGGAAGCACAAAGTAGCGGCAGTACGACTGGTTTGATCTTTATCCTTTGTTTCGTATTCGTTTATTTGCTGTTGAGTGCTCAGTACGAAAGTTATATTCTTCCGCTGGCCGTATTGTTATCCATTCCGTTCGGTTTGCTAGGCAGCTTCCTGTTCGTCAACGGAATGAGCGCGATCGGTAGTATATCGGCCTTGAAAATGATACTCGGTACCATGTCCAACAATATCTATATGCAGATTGCGTTGATCATGTTGATGGGTCTGTTGGCAAAGAACGCGATCCTGATTGTAGAGTTTGCCCTCGACCGTCGTAAGATGGGTATGAGCATCACATGGGCAGCCGTTCTGGGTGCCGGTGCCCGTCTCCGCCCGATCCTGATGACCTCATTGGCTATGGTAGTCGGTCTGCTTCCGTTGATGTTCGCATTCGGTGTAGGTGCCCACGGTAACCGTACACTGGGTACAGCTTCTATTGGTGGTATGTTGATCGGTATGATCTGCCAGATCTTCATCGTTCCTGCTTTGTTCGTTATCTTCCAGTACCTGCAAGAGAAGGTTAAACCGATGGAATGGGAAGACATCGACAATACGGATGCCGTAACTGAGATTGAACAATACGCTAAATAA
- a CDS encoding efflux RND transporter periplasmic adaptor subunit: MKSRIVFFAFCLALLSSCGNKGNDTGKVPEYAVQELQKTTANLMKAYPATIKGRQDVEIRPQVSGFITKLCVDEGATVRKGQLLFIIDPTQYEAAVRTAKASVATAEAAVNTQQMTVDNKIELNKKQIISDYDLSMAKNSLAQAQAQLAQAKAQLTTAQQNYSFTQVKSPSDGVINDIPYRLGALVSPSMATPMTTVSEIDEVYVYFSTTEKELLAMTKTGGTIKEEISKIPAIKLQLIDGTTYDAEGKVDAITGVIDQSTGSVSMRAIFPNKEHMLRSGGTANVLIPYNMENVISIPQSATVEIQDKKFVYVLQPDNTVKYTEIGIFNLDNGKEYLVTSGLNPGDKIVIEGVQSLKDGQKIQPITPAQKEANYQQHLKDQHDGNLATAFN; this comes from the coding sequence ATGAAAAGTAGAATTGTTTTTTTTGCATTTTGCTTAGCCCTCTTGTCTAGTTGCGGCAATAAGGGCAATGACACAGGGAAAGTCCCAGAATATGCAGTACAAGAATTACAGAAGACAACTGCAAATCTAATGAAAGCTTATCCGGCTACTATCAAAGGTAGACAAGACGTAGAAATCCGCCCGCAGGTATCGGGATTCATCACAAAGTTATGTGTAGATGAAGGAGCAACCGTTCGCAAAGGACAGCTCTTATTCATCATAGACCCTACTCAGTATGAAGCAGCAGTACGCACAGCAAAAGCTTCAGTTGCAACAGCAGAAGCAGCCGTGAATACACAACAAATGACTGTTGACAATAAGATCGAACTGAACAAGAAACAGATTATCAGCGATTATGACTTGTCAATGGCGAAGAACTCACTGGCACAGGCTCAGGCACAACTCGCCCAGGCTAAAGCACAGCTGACCACAGCACAACAAAATTACTCTTTCACACAAGTAAAGAGTCCTTCAGACGGTGTTATCAACGACATTCCTTATCGTTTGGGAGCACTCGTAAGCCCCTCTATGGCTACACCAATGACTACAGTATCTGAAATAGACGAAGTATATGTATACTTCTCTACAACTGAAAAAGAACTGCTGGCTATGACCAAAACCGGAGGAACCATCAAAGAAGAAATCAGTAAAATACCAGCCATCAAACTACAATTGATTGACGGCACAACATATGATGCAGAAGGAAAGGTAGACGCTATCACAGGAGTGATCGACCAGTCAACCGGTTCTGTTAGCATGCGTGCTATCTTCCCTAACAAGGAGCATATGCTTCGTAGTGGTGGAACTGCCAACGTTCTGATCCCTTATAATATGGAGAACGTTATCAGCATCCCACAATCGGCTACTGTAGAAATCCAGGACAAAAAGTTCGTTTACGTTCTGCAGCCGGACAACACGGTGAAATATACCGAGATCGGTATATTCAACCTGGACAACGGAAAAGAATATCTGGTAACTTCCGGACTGAACCCCGGCGATAAAATCGTAATCGAAGGTGTACAGAGCCTGAAGGACGGCCAAAAAATACAACCAATCACGCCGGCTCAAAAAGAAGCGAACTATCAACAGCATTTGAAAGACCAGCACGACGGAAATTTAGCTACAGCTTTCAACTAA
- a CDS encoding glycoside hydrolase family 2 TIM barrel-domain containing protein — MKKQLLSCCLAALGLTTAIQAQNFNEWKDPEVNSVNRSAMHTNYFAYASADEAKAGSKEDSQNFMTLNGLWKFNWVRNADARPTNFYQTSFNDKGWDNIKVPAVWELNGYGDPIYVNVGYAWRNQFQNNPPLVPTENNHVGSYRKEIVLPADWKGKDIFAHFGSVTSNMYLWVNGRYVGYSEDSKLEAEFDLTNYLKPGKNLIAFQVFRWCDGSYLEDQDFFRYSGVGRDCYLYARDKKRIQDIRVTPDLDSQYKDGTLNIAIDMKGSGTVALDLTDAQGKSVATADLKGSGKLNTTINVANPAKWTAETPNLYTLTATLKNGSTVTEVIPVKVGFRKIELTGGQILVNGQPVLFKGADRHEMDPDGGYVVSLERMIQDIKVMKQLNINAVRTCHYPDDNRWYDLCDQYGLYVVAEANVESHGMGYGDKSLAKNPIYAKAHMERNQRNVQRGYNHPSIIFWSLGNEAGMGPNFEHCYTWIKNEDKTRAVQYEQAGTSEFTDIFCPMYYDYNNCIKYCEGNIDKPLIQCEYAHAMGNSQGGFKEYWDITRKYPKYQGGFIWDFVDQSCHWKNKDGVAIYGYGGDFNKYDASDNNFNDNGLISPDRVPNPHAYEVGYFYQNIWTTPADLSKGEINIYNENFFRDLSAFYLEWQLLANGEIIQNGIVSDLNVAPQQTAKLQLPFDIKNICSCKELLLNVSYKLKAAETLLPAGETIAYDQMSIRDYKAPELKLENKQSSNIAVVVPSFQDNDHNYLIVSGEDFTLEFNKHNGYLCRYDVSGTQLMEDGSALTPNFWRAPTDNDFGAGLQHRYGAWKNPELKLTSLKHDIENEQAVVRAEYDMKSIGGKLFLTYAINNKGAVKVTQKMEADKSKKVSDMFRFGMQLRMPVTFNEIEYYGRGPGENYSDRNHAARIGKYRQTVEEQFYPYIRPQETGTKTDIRWWRLLNIGGNGLQFVADAPFSASALNYTIESLDDGAGKDQRHSPEVEKANFTNFCIDKVQTGLACVNSWGAIALEKYRLPYQDYEFSFIMNPVYHKLK; from the coding sequence ATGAAGAAACAACTACTTTCCTGCTGTTTGGCTGCACTAGGACTAACAACAGCCATCCAAGCACAAAACTTTAACGAGTGGAAAGATCCGGAAGTGAATTCCGTAAACCGCTCCGCAATGCACACTAATTATTTTGCCTATGCATCGGCTGATGAAGCTAAAGCGGGCAGCAAAGAAGACTCTCAGAATTTTATGACTCTGAACGGTCTCTGGAAATTCAACTGGGTAAGAAATGCAGACGCACGCCCGACAAACTTTTATCAGACCAGTTTTAACGACAAAGGATGGGACAATATTAAAGTGCCCGCCGTTTGGGAATTGAATGGTTATGGCGATCCGATCTATGTAAATGTCGGTTATGCCTGGAGAAACCAATTTCAGAACAATCCTCCCCTTGTCCCCACAGAAAACAATCACGTAGGCTCTTACCGAAAAGAAATCGTTCTTCCTGCCGACTGGAAAGGAAAAGACATCTTTGCCCACTTCGGCTCGGTAACTTCCAATATGTATCTTTGGGTAAACGGCCGCTACGTAGGCTATAGCGAAGACAGCAAACTGGAAGCCGAATTTGATCTGACCAACTACCTGAAACCTGGCAAAAACCTGATTGCCTTCCAGGTGTTCCGCTGGTGCGACGGCAGTTATCTGGAAGATCAGGACTTCTTCCGTTATTCCGGCGTAGGACGCGACTGCTATCTGTATGCACGCGACAAGAAACGCATTCAGGATATTCGCGTCACTCCCGATCTGGACAGCCAGTATAAAGACGGTACACTGAACATAGCTATCGACATGAAAGGCAGCGGCACTGTAGCTCTTGACCTGACAGACGCACAAGGGAAAAGTGTAGCCACAGCCGATCTGAAAGGTTCCGGCAAATTAAACACGACTATCAACGTAGCCAATCCTGCCAAATGGACTGCTGAAACGCCCAACCTCTACACATTGACCGCTACTCTGAAAAATGGAAGTACCGTTACTGAAGTGATCCCTGTCAAGGTAGGTTTCCGCAAGATCGAACTGACAGGCGGACAAATACTCGTCAACGGCCAACCAGTACTCTTTAAAGGAGCCGACCGTCATGAAATGGACCCGGACGGTGGTTATGTCGTTTCCCTCGAACGTATGATACAAGATATCAAGGTTATGAAACAGCTTAATATCAATGCAGTACGTACCTGCCATTATCCGGACGACAACCGCTGGTATGATCTTTGCGACCAATATGGTTTATACGTAGTAGCCGAAGCCAATGTCGAATCTCACGGAATGGGATATGGAGACAAGAGCCTTGCCAAAAACCCCATTTACGCCAAAGCACATATGGAACGTAATCAGCGCAATGTACAACGTGGTTACAACCATCCGTCCATCATCTTCTGGTCATTGGGTAATGAAGCCGGTATGGGACCTAACTTCGAACATTGCTATACATGGATCAAGAACGAAGACAAGACACGTGCCGTACAATATGAACAAGCGGGAACCAGTGAATTCACCGACATTTTCTGCCCGATGTATTATGATTACAATAACTGTATCAAATATTGTGAAGGCAACATTGACAAACCCCTTATCCAATGCGAATATGCACACGCTATGGGCAACTCACAAGGTGGATTCAAGGAGTACTGGGACATCACCCGCAAGTACCCGAAATATCAAGGTGGATTTATCTGGGACTTTGTCGACCAGTCCTGCCATTGGAAAAATAAAGACGGTGTAGCCATCTACGGCTATGGAGGCGACTTTAACAAATATGACGCTTCGGACAATAACTTCAATGACAACGGCTTGATCAGCCCTGACCGCGTGCCGAACCCGCATGCTTACGAAGTAGGATATTTCTATCAGAATATCTGGACTACTCCGGCCGATCTTTCCAAAGGTGAGATCAATATCTATAACGAGAACTTCTTCCGTGACTTGTCCGCATTCTATCTGGAATGGCAGTTACTGGCTAACGGGGAAATCATACAAAACGGCATCGTATCAGACCTGAATGTAGCCCCGCAACAGACTGCAAAACTTCAACTCCCATTCGACATAAAGAACATCTGTTCTTGCAAGGAGTTGCTTCTGAACGTCAGCTACAAGCTAAAAGCTGCCGAGACATTGCTTCCTGCGGGAGAAACCATCGCTTATGACCAAATGAGTATCCGTGACTACAAGGCACCGGAACTAAAACTGGAAAACAAGCAGTCCTCCAATATCGCAGTCGTAGTTCCCTCTTTCCAGGATAACGACCACAACTATCTGATTGTTTCCGGCGAAGACTTCACGCTCGAATTCAACAAGCACAACGGTTACCTCTGCCGCTACGACGTCAGCGGAACGCAACTGATGGAAGACGGAAGTGCACTGACTCCCAACTTCTGGCGTGCTCCGACCGACAACGACTTTGGAGCAGGATTACAACACAGATATGGCGCATGGAAGAATCCGGAACTAAAACTGACTTCATTGAAGCATGATATAGAAAACGAACAAGCAGTGGTTCGCGCAGAATACGACATGAAATCTATTGGTGGAAAGCTGTTCCTGACGTATGCCATCAATAATAAGGGAGCAGTAAAAGTGACTCAAAAGATGGAAGCAGACAAGAGCAAGAAAGTTTCCGATATGTTCCGTTTCGGAATGCAGCTGCGTATGCCTGTCACCTTCAATGAGATTGAATATTACGGACGCGGACCGGGTGAAAACTATTCTGACCGTAACCACGCCGCAAGGATCGGCAAGTACCGCCAGACCGTAGAAGAACAATTCTATCCATATATCCGCCCGCAGGAAACTGGTACCAAAACTGATATCCGTTGGTGGAGACTGCTTAATATCGGCGGCAACGGACTGCAGTTTGTAGCTGATGCACCGTTCTCCGCTTCCGCACTGAATTATACAATCGAATCATTGGATGACGGTGCCGGCAAAGACCAGCGACACTCACCGGAAGTAGAAAAAGCCAACTTCACAAACTTCTGTATTGATAAGGTACAAACGGGACTCGCCTGCGTAAATAGCTGGGGTGCTATCGCTTTGGAAAAATACCGCCTTCCATATCAGGATTATGAGTTCAGTTTCATAATGAATCCTGTATATCATAAACTGAAGTAA
- a CDS encoding Ig-like domain-containing protein: protein MLQFENQKIKHIVRKALPVIALVAILYSCASIGRPEGGPKDYDPPRFVGSTPAAGAINNKRTKVSLQFDEFIKLEKATEKVVVSPPQIQQPEIKASGKKIQVNLLDSLKPNTTYTIDFSDAIVDNNEGNPLGNFAFTFSTGAQIDTMEVSGTVLDASNLEPIKGILVGLHANLNDSAFTKLPFDRVARTDSRGRFSIRGVAPGKYRIFGLMDSDQNFAFTQKSEVIAFNDSLIIPRMEERLRMDTAWVDSLTYDTIVEKKYMHYLPDDVILRAFKELNYSQYLIKSERLVPQKFTFYFAGKADTLPVLKGLNFDEKEAFVIEKNQRNDTIHYWVKDSLLYKQDTLALSLTYLYTDTLNQLIPRTDTLKLVSKQKTLTKEEPEKKKKKKKKEGEEDEPIPTKFLPVNVNAPSSMDVYGYVSLNFEEPIASFDTAAIHLRQKVDTIWKDIPFEFEQDSLNLRRFNLYPENDWEPTMEYEFSVDSTAFHGIYGLFTDKIKQSFKVRSEDEYFTLHFIVTGADPQAFVELLDTQDKVVRRRLVEDGRADFYYLNPGKYAARLINDRNGNGEWDTGDYAKGIQPEEVYYFPKVVEYKALWDVDQNWDIHATPVDKQKLDELKKQKPDEDKKKKERERDRNNQNRNRR from the coding sequence ATGTTACAATTTGAGAATCAAAAGATAAAACATATCGTGCGCAAAGCTCTTCCGGTGATTGCACTGGTGGCTATATTGTACTCCTGTGCCAGCATTGGACGGCCGGAAGGCGGGCCTAAGGATTACGATCCTCCGCGTTTTGTCGGCAGTACTCCTGCTGCAGGTGCGATTAACAATAAGAGAACTAAAGTTTCTCTTCAGTTCGATGAGTTTATTAAGCTAGAGAAAGCAACCGAGAAAGTGGTTGTTTCTCCTCCTCAGATTCAACAACCGGAGATAAAGGCTTCCGGAAAGAAAATACAAGTGAATCTGCTTGACTCACTAAAGCCTAATACTACCTATACTATAGATTTCTCGGATGCTATCGTCGATAATAACGAAGGCAATCCTCTGGGTAATTTTGCATTTACTTTTTCTACCGGTGCGCAGATCGATACGATGGAAGTATCGGGAACGGTACTTGACGCCTCTAATCTGGAGCCTATTAAAGGTATACTGGTCGGACTGCATGCAAATCTGAATGACTCCGCCTTTACTAAACTTCCTTTCGACCGTGTGGCACGTACCGATAGTCGTGGGCGTTTCTCTATTCGTGGGGTAGCTCCCGGCAAGTATCGTATCTTTGGTTTGATGGATTCAGATCAGAACTTTGCTTTCACTCAGAAGAGTGAAGTTATTGCTTTTAATGATTCACTGATCATCCCCCGTATGGAAGAAAGACTCCGTATGGATACGGCTTGGGTGGATTCATTGACTTATGATACGATCGTTGAGAAGAAATATATGCATTATTTGCCGGATGATGTGATTCTCCGTGCTTTTAAAGAGCTCAATTATTCGCAATATTTGATTAAGTCCGAACGACTGGTTCCCCAGAAATTCACCTTTTATTTTGCTGGTAAAGCAGATACCCTGCCTGTGCTGAAAGGTTTGAACTTCGATGAAAAGGAGGCTTTTGTGATAGAAAAGAACCAACGGAACGATACGATTCATTATTGGGTAAAGGACTCTTTGCTCTATAAACAGGATACTCTGGCCCTTAGCCTTACCTATCTTTATACGGATACGCTGAACCAGTTAATTCCGCGTACAGATACCTTGAAATTGGTATCCAAACAAAAGACTCTGACCAAAGAAGAGCCCGAGAAGAAGAAAAAGAAGAAAAAGAAAGAGGGTGAAGAAGATGAGCCGATACCGACTAAATTCTTACCGGTGAATGTGAATGCACCTTCATCAATGGACGTGTATGGCTATGTTTCTTTAAACTTTGAGGAGCCGATTGCAAGTTTTGATACTGCGGCAATTCATCTGCGGCAGAAGGTGGATACGATTTGGAAAGATATTCCTTTCGAATTCGAACAAGACTCATTGAATCTGAGGCGGTTTAATCTGTATCCGGAAAATGATTGGGAGCCTACAATGGAATATGAGTTCTCGGTGGACTCAACTGCGTTTCATGGCATTTATGGTTTGTTTACCGATAAGATAAAACAATCATTTAAGGTACGTAGCGAGGATGAATATTTTACTCTTCATTTTATTGTTACAGGAGCAGATCCTCAGGCATTTGTAGAATTACTGGATACCCAAGATAAAGTGGTTCGACGAAGACTGGTGGAGGATGGAAGGGCAGATTTCTATTACCTGAATCCGGGGAAATATGCCGCCAGACTGATTAATGATAGAAATGGAAACGGAGAATGGGACACGGGAGACTATGCAAAAGGAATACAACCGGAAGAAGTTTACTATTTCCCCAAGGTTGTTGAATATAAAGCGTTATGGGATGTTGACCAAAACTGGGATATACACGCAACTCCTGTAGACAAACAGAAACTGGATGAACTAAAAAAACAAAAACCAGATGAAGACAAGAAAAAGAAAGAAAGAGAAAGAGATAGAAATAACCAAAACCGTAACCGTCGCTAA
- a CDS encoding DUF3108 domain-containing protein — MKTRKRKKEKEIEITKTVTVANLRRHLIVGILALLMGSFALPANAQCEAKNDAFQSGEHVMYDLYFNWKFVWVKAGIASLTTNATTYHSEPAYRINLLALGSKRADFFFKMRDTLTCVMGEKLEPRYFRKGAEEGKRYTVDEAWFSYKDGLCFAKQKRTFRDGEVQESEESDSRCIYDMLTILAQARSYDPADYKVGDKIKFPMATGRKVEEQTLIYRGKENVKAENGVTYRCLIFSLVEYDKKGKEKEVITFFVTDDKNHLPVRLDMFLNFGSAKAFLNDVRGHRHPLTSIVK; from the coding sequence ATGAAGACAAGAAAAAGAAAGAAAGAGAAAGAGATAGAAATAACCAAAACCGTAACCGTCGCTAATTTGCGACGTCATCTAATTGTTGGAATTCTTGCATTGTTGATGGGAAGTTTTGCGCTTCCTGCCAATGCTCAGTGTGAAGCTAAAAACGATGCTTTTCAATCCGGAGAGCATGTAATGTATGACTTGTACTTCAACTGGAAATTCGTTTGGGTGAAAGCGGGTATAGCCAGTCTGACGACTAATGCAACTACCTATCATTCGGAACCGGCTTACCGTATCAATCTGCTTGCCTTAGGTAGCAAGCGTGCCGACTTCTTTTTCAAGATGCGCGATACACTGACTTGCGTCATGGGTGAAAAACTGGAACCTCGTTATTTCCGTAAAGGTGCCGAGGAAGGAAAACGCTATACGGTAGATGAGGCTTGGTTCTCTTATAAAGACGGCCTTTGCTTTGCCAAACAAAAACGTACGTTCCGTGACGGAGAAGTTCAGGAGTCGGAAGAAAGCGACAGTCGCTGCATCTACGATATGCTGACTATCCTTGCCCAAGCGCGTTCTTATGATCCTGCTGATTATAAGGTAGGCGATAAAATCAAATTCCCGATGGCTACCGGACGTAAAGTGGAAGAACAGACACTGATTTATCGGGGAAAAGAGAATGTGAAAGCGGAAAATGGGGTTACCTATCGCTGCCTGATCTTCTCATTAGTTGAATACGATAAAAAAGGGAAAGAAAAGGAAGTGATTACTTTCTTCGTAACAGATGATAAGAACCACCTTCCTGTCCGTTTAGATATGTTCTTGAATTTCGGTTCAGCCAAAGCTTTCTTAAATGATGTCAGAGGTCATCGTCATCCATTGACTTCTATAGTTAAATAG
- a CDS encoding PaaI family thioesterase, producing the protein MTPQEFFKKDLFAENAGVVLLEVREGYSKAKLEIKPEHLNAGARTQGGAIFTLADLALAAAANSHGTLAFSLSSSITFLRASGPGDTLYAEARERYIGRSTGCYQIDITNQNGDLIATFESSVFRKDQKVPFTL; encoded by the coding sequence ATGACCCCACAAGAGTTTTTTAAAAAGGACCTGTTCGCCGAAAATGCAGGCGTAGTATTGCTTGAAGTACGCGAAGGATACAGTAAAGCCAAACTGGAAATAAAACCCGAACATCTTAATGCCGGAGCGCGGACACAAGGAGGAGCGATTTTCACGCTGGCAGATCTGGCACTCGCCGCAGCTGCCAATTCGCACGGAACACTCGCTTTCTCTCTTTCATCCTCAATCACTTTTCTGCGTGCCAGCGGTCCGGGCGACACCCTCTATGCCGAGGCACGCGAACGGTATATCGGCCGAAGCACCGGCTGCTATCAAATAGATATTACTAACCAGAACGGAGACTTGATCGCTACATTCGAATCAAGTGTTTTCCGGAAAGATCAGAAAGTACCTTTTACTCTGTAG